A genomic window from Megalobrama amblycephala isolate DHTTF-2021 linkage group LG2, ASM1881202v1, whole genome shotgun sequence includes:
- the kcnip1b gene encoding Kv channel-interacting protein 1b isoform X2 gives MKMGVVLGTFSMHTKQVSYRTDKIDDELEMTMVCHRPEGLEQLEAQTNFTKQELQVLYRGFKNECPSGVVNEETFKHIYAQFFPHGDASTYAHYLFNAFDTGNNGSIKFEDFVMGLSTLLRGTVRDKLEWTFHLYDINKDGFINKEEMTEIVRAIYDMMGKYTYPALKGDVPKQHVDTFFEKMDKNKDGVVTLEEFVLACQEDENMMKSMQLFENVM, from the exons atgaagatgGGTGTAGTGCTGGGGACCTTTTCTATGCACACCAAACAGGTCTCCTACAGGACAG aTAAGATAGATGATGAATTAGAGATGACAATGGTCTGCCATCGGCCGGAGGGTCTCGAGCAGCTCGAGGCGCAGACGAACTTCACCAAGCAAGAGCTACAAGTTCTTTACAGAGGCTTCAAAAAT GAGTGTCCAAGTGGAGTGGTGAATGAAGAGACATTTAAGCACATTTACGCACAGTTTTTTCCACATGGAG ATGCCAGCACGTATGCACATTATCTCTTCAATGCGTTTGACACCGGAAATAATGGATCCATAAAGTTTGAG gacTTTGTGATGGGACTATCTACTCTACTGCGGGGGACAGTCAGAGATAAACTAGAATGGACATTTCATCTCTACGACATCAACAAAGATGGATTTATCAATAAGGAG GAAATGACAGAGATAGTGAGGGCCATTTATGACATGATGGGGAAGTACACATATCCAGCTTTAAAAGGGGATGTACCAAAGCAGCATGTGGATACCTTCTTTGAG aaaatggacaaaaacaaaGATGGAGTTGTAACATTGGAGGAGTTCGTCCTTGCCTGTCAGGAG gatgaaaatatgatgaaatcCATGCAGCTCTTTGAAAATGTGATGTAG
- the kcnip1b gene encoding Kv channel-interacting protein 1b isoform X3, translating into MGAVVGTLTMQTRQRQPSRDKIDDELEMTMVCHRPEGLEQLEAQTNFTKQELQVLYRGFKNECPSGVVNEETFKHIYAQFFPHGDASTYAHYLFNAFDTGNNGSIKFEDFVMGLSTLLRGTVRDKLEWTFHLYDINKDGFINKEEMTEIVRAIYDMMGKYTYPALKGDVPKQHVDTFFEKMDKNKDGVVTLEEFVLACQEDENMMKSMQLFENVM; encoded by the exons ATGGGAGCAGTAGTGGGCACATTGACTATGCAGACAAGACAAAGACAACCATCCAGAG aTAAGATAGATGATGAATTAGAGATGACAATGGTCTGCCATCGGCCGGAGGGTCTCGAGCAGCTCGAGGCGCAGACGAACTTCACCAAGCAAGAGCTACAAGTTCTTTACAGAGGCTTCAAAAAT GAGTGTCCAAGTGGAGTGGTGAATGAAGAGACATTTAAGCACATTTACGCACAGTTTTTTCCACATGGAG ATGCCAGCACGTATGCACATTATCTCTTCAATGCGTTTGACACCGGAAATAATGGATCCATAAAGTTTGAG gacTTTGTGATGGGACTATCTACTCTACTGCGGGGGACAGTCAGAGATAAACTAGAATGGACATTTCATCTCTACGACATCAACAAAGATGGATTTATCAATAAGGAG GAAATGACAGAGATAGTGAGGGCCATTTATGACATGATGGGGAAGTACACATATCCAGCTTTAAAAGGGGATGTACCAAAGCAGCATGTGGATACCTTCTTTGAG aaaatggacaaaaacaaaGATGGAGTTGTAACATTGGAGGAGTTCGTCCTTGCCTGTCAGGAG gatgaaaatatgatgaaatcCATGCAGCTCTTTGAAAATGTGATGTAG
- the kcnip1b gene encoding Kv channel-interacting protein 1b isoform X4, protein MSTTVSYLNKIDDELEMTMVCHRPEGLEQLEAQTNFTKQELQVLYRGFKNECPSGVVNEETFKHIYAQFFPHGDASTYAHYLFNAFDTGNNGSIKFEDFVMGLSTLLRGTVRDKLEWTFHLYDINKDGFINKEEMTEIVRAIYDMMGKYTYPALKGDVPKQHVDTFFEKMDKNKDGVVTLEEFVLACQEDENMMKSMQLFENVM, encoded by the exons ATGTCAACAACTGTTTCATATTTAA aTAAGATAGATGATGAATTAGAGATGACAATGGTCTGCCATCGGCCGGAGGGTCTCGAGCAGCTCGAGGCGCAGACGAACTTCACCAAGCAAGAGCTACAAGTTCTTTACAGAGGCTTCAAAAAT GAGTGTCCAAGTGGAGTGGTGAATGAAGAGACATTTAAGCACATTTACGCACAGTTTTTTCCACATGGAG ATGCCAGCACGTATGCACATTATCTCTTCAATGCGTTTGACACCGGAAATAATGGATCCATAAAGTTTGAG gacTTTGTGATGGGACTATCTACTCTACTGCGGGGGACAGTCAGAGATAAACTAGAATGGACATTTCATCTCTACGACATCAACAAAGATGGATTTATCAATAAGGAG GAAATGACAGAGATAGTGAGGGCCATTTATGACATGATGGGGAAGTACACATATCCAGCTTTAAAAGGGGATGTACCAAAGCAGCATGTGGATACCTTCTTTGAG aaaatggacaaaaacaaaGATGGAGTTGTAACATTGGAGGAGTTCGTCCTTGCCTGTCAGGAG gatgaaaatatgatgaaatcCATGCAGCTCTTTGAAAATGTGATGTAG